The sequence TGCGAATGGCGCGTGCTTATTTACCAACAACGCTTCAGCAGTGCGTTACTTCCGTGAGAACATCGATGCAGGTATGTTAGGGATCAACTTAGGTGTTCCAGCACCGATGGCTTTCTTCCCATTCTCTGGATGGAAATCATCGTTCTTTGGTACGTTGCATGCGAATGGAAAAGATAGCATTGATTTTTACACTCGCAAAAAAGTTGTCACAGCACGTTACCCTAAATCATATATTTAAAGAGGAGTGAACCAGATGGCGGATAATAAATTATTAGTCAAACCAAAAAAAGGACAAGTCGTTCATGAAGTGAATGAAACTAATTCAGAGCTCTCTTATGTGAGTTTGAAAGTTTTAGAGCTAGAAGTTAACGAAGCCTATATCGAAACATTAAAAGACAAAGAGTGCTGTATTGTAGCCCTTACAGGTCAAATAACAGTGACTGAAGGTGATAATAAGTTTGAGAATATCGGCACGCGTCACTCAGTATTTGAAAAAATACCGACAGATAGTGTTTATGTCTCAAACGGCCGTCAATTTGGAATCCGTGCAGATAGCGAGGCAAAAGTTGTCCTCGCTTATGCACCATCTGCAAAACAGTTGCCCACTACGCTCATCTCTGCAGCGGATAATACAGTTGAACATCGCGGGAAATATGCGAATAAGCGTATGGTACACAATATATTGCCTGATTCTGTCACGACAGCAAATAGCTTACTAGTCGTAGAGGTTTACACAGAGGCTGGTAATTGGTCGAGCTATCCACCACATAAGCATGATCAGGATAATCTGCCAGAAGAATCGTTACTTGAAGAAACGTATTATCATGAAATGAACCCACCACAAGGCTTTGTCTTCCAACGCGTTTATACTGACGATCGTTCAATTGATGAGACGATGACGGTAGAAAATGGTGATGTGGTCATTGTTCCTGCTGGTTATCATCCAGTTGCGGTACCCGATGGTTACACTTCTTACTATTTAAATGTAATGGCTGGGCCAACAAAAAAATGGCAATTCCACAATGATAAACCACATGAATGGATTTTAACAAGAGATTAA comes from Brochothrix thermosphacta DSM 20171 = FSL F6-1036 and encodes:
- the iolB gene encoding 5-deoxy-glucuronate isomerase yields the protein MADNKLLVKPKKGQVVHEVNETNSELSYVSLKVLELEVNEAYIETLKDKECCIVALTGQITVTEGDNKFENIGTRHSVFEKIPTDSVYVSNGRQFGIRADSEAKVVLAYAPSAKQLPTTLISAADNTVEHRGKYANKRMVHNILPDSVTTANSLLVVEVYTEAGNWSSYPPHKHDQDNLPEESLLEETYYHEMNPPQGFVFQRVYTDDRSIDETMTVENGDVVIVPAGYHPVAVPDGYTSYYLNVMAGPTKKWQFHNDKPHEWILTRD